One part of the Candidatus Zixiibacteriota bacterium genome encodes these proteins:
- the pilB gene encoding type IV-A pilus assembly ATPase PilB, whose protein sequence is MSAELSAMLVQAGKITPEQGEKALSISKEKKEKFETILVQLGAVTSEEEISTFIGKHLKIGALRLGDVELNPDIVKLIPLDIARKFKVIAISKINKTLLVAVSDPNNIYVLDAIKFITGCTIQPVISPEKAIEKAIDAYYSDKGGLSEIVRGMEEDGGLEVLESESGPTDTDLLSAIQDKPLVKLVDSIIGDAIRMGASDIHFEMYEKRIRVRYRIDGDLEEMAPLPFKYRAAIVSRIKIMAELDISERRLPQDGRIKVKISGRTVDLRVSSLPTIFGEKVVMRILDPMALKVDMTKLGFRVEDLSKFEDKIRLPYGIILVTGPTGSGKTTTLYSALQQLNTVDVNIMTAEDPVEFNFEGINQVAVKSEIGLTFAAALRSFLRQDPDIIMLGEIRDSETAEIAIKAALTGHLVFSTLHTNDAPSSVTRLIDMGTPYYLVASATKLIMAQRMTRKICQNCKEEVNLTQEQVDSLKIPADVKRNIRSFKGMGCKDCNNTGKAGRIGIYEVMPITAAIEAAILSKASDTELRKIAMDEGMFSLRMSAVDKMKQGIISLDEVFAVTAGN, encoded by the coding sequence ATGTCTGCTGAACTCAGCGCAATGCTCGTCCAAGCCGGTAAAATAACGCCGGAACAAGGGGAGAAAGCGCTTTCCATATCCAAAGAAAAGAAAGAAAAGTTCGAGACTATTCTTGTTCAGCTCGGCGCGGTTACCAGCGAAGAGGAGATATCAACTTTTATCGGTAAGCATCTCAAAATAGGCGCTCTCAGATTAGGCGATGTCGAACTCAACCCTGACATTGTCAAACTTATTCCGTTAGATATTGCCCGCAAATTCAAAGTCATCGCTATCTCCAAAATCAACAAGACCCTTCTTGTTGCGGTCAGTGATCCGAATAATATCTACGTTCTCGACGCCATAAAGTTTATAACCGGATGTACCATTCAGCCGGTCATATCTCCGGAAAAGGCAATCGAGAAAGCGATTGACGCCTACTATTCTGATAAGGGCGGATTATCTGAAATAGTGAGGGGAATGGAAGAAGACGGCGGACTCGAGGTTCTCGAATCTGAGTCCGGACCAACCGATACCGATCTACTCTCCGCGATTCAGGATAAGCCGCTTGTCAAACTGGTCGATTCAATCATTGGCGATGCCATCCGCATGGGAGCCTCTGATATTCATTTTGAAATGTATGAAAAGCGAATCCGCGTGCGGTACAGAATAGATGGCGATCTTGAGGAGATGGCACCTCTTCCGTTTAAATACCGTGCGGCGATTGTTTCGCGCATAAAGATCATGGCCGAGCTTGATATTTCCGAGCGGCGTCTGCCGCAGGATGGTCGTATCAAAGTCAAGATTTCAGGTCGAACGGTTGATCTCCGCGTATCATCACTGCCGACCATTTTTGGCGAAAAAGTGGTGATGCGAATTCTCGATCCTATGGCGCTGAAAGTCGATATGACCAAGCTTGGATTCCGCGTTGAGGACCTTTCAAAATTTGAAGACAAAATACGCCTTCCGTACGGAATCATTTTGGTTACCGGACCGACAGGATCAGGAAAGACCACCACGCTCTATTCGGCATTGCAGCAGCTCAATACGGTAGATGTCAATATCATGACTGCCGAAGACCCTGTGGAGTTTAACTTTGAAGGTATAAATCAGGTTGCCGTTAAATCAGAAATAGGGCTGACGTTTGCAGCGGCTCTACGCTCGTTCTTGCGGCAGGATCCGGACATCATAATGCTTGGAGAGATTCGTGACAGCGAAACGGCTGAGATTGCAATCAAAGCCGCGTTGACCGGGCATTTGGTCTTCTCCACGCTTCACACCAATGATGCCCCGTCGTCGGTGACTCGTCTCATTGATATGGGAACGCCCTACTATCTGGTTGCGTCGGCGACCAAACTCATTATGGCTCAACGGATGACTCGCAAAATCTGTCAGAACTGCAAGGAGGAGGTCAATCTTACTCAGGAGCAGGTTGACAGTCTCAAGATTCCCGCGGATGTGAAGAGAAATATTCGATCCTTCAAAGGAATGGGTTGTAAGGACTGTAATAACACAGGTAAGGCCGGGCGAATTGGTATCTATGAGGTTATGCCTATCACAGCAGCGATTGAGGCCGCGATATTATCCAAGGCATCTGACACTGAGCTACGTAAAATAGCTATGGATGAAGGTATGTTTAGTTTGCGTATGTCCGCTGTTGATAAAATGAAACAGGGGATAATCAGTCTTGATGAAGTCTTTGCCGTGACCGCTGGCAATTAG
- a CDS encoding type IV pilus twitching motility protein PilT has protein sequence MSSLRELLEQMVKMGASDLHLTTGSPPVLRVDGKLQRLKLDILTPEQTRKIAYSMLNEKQKLKFEQTWELDFSFGIEALSRFRANMFMQRGNVAVALRQIPYKIKTFEELGLPKVIAEFASLPRGLILVTGPTGSGKSSTLAAIIDKINRERAVHIITIEDPIEYLHRHQMALVNQREVYSDTNSFSTALKYALREDPDVVLVGEMRDLETIEAALSISETGHLAFATLHTNSCAETINRIVDVFPTNQQEQIRIGLSFTLQAVVSQILIPRISGGRVMAMEIMVVTPAIRAIIRDDKVHQLYSMIQAGQKFGMKTMNQSLGELYQGGKITINDAMSYSSNTQELSEMLQRQKTPAYS, from the coding sequence ATGAGTTCATTGCGTGAATTATTGGAACAGATGGTAAAGATGGGCGCTTCGGACCTGCATTTGACCACAGGCTCGCCACCCGTCCTCCGTGTTGATGGAAAACTTCAGCGCCTGAAGCTTGATATACTTACCCCTGAGCAGACTCGAAAAATCGCTTATTCAATGCTCAATGAGAAGCAGAAACTCAAATTTGAGCAAACTTGGGAGCTCGATTTTTCGTTTGGAATTGAAGCGCTGAGCCGGTTTCGCGCAAATATGTTTATGCAGAGAGGAAATGTCGCCGTTGCGCTGCGGCAAATTCCCTATAAAATAAAGACATTTGAGGAACTCGGTCTGCCTAAAGTCATCGCGGAATTTGCTTCTCTTCCTCGGGGCTTAATTCTTGTCACCGGCCCGACCGGATCAGGAAAGTCATCGACGCTCGCGGCGATAATAGACAAGATAAATCGTGAGCGCGCAGTTCATATCATCACTATCGAAGACCCAATCGAATATCTGCACCGCCATCAGATGGCATTGGTAAACCAGCGCGAGGTCTACTCGGATACTAACTCCTTCTCGACCGCTCTGAAATATGCGCTCCGTGAAGATCCCGATGTTGTTCTTGTTGGTGAAATGCGCGACTTGGAAACCATTGAAGCAGCGCTATCCATCTCCGAGACCGGACACTTGGCTTTCGCGACGTTACATACCAACTCATGCGCTGAAACCATCAATCGAATTGTGGACGTCTTTCCGACCAACCAACAGGAACAGATTCGCATTGGCCTCTCATTTACCCTGCAGGCGGTTGTCTCACAGATATTGATACCGCGAATCAGCGGGGGACGGGTAATGGCTATGGAAATCATGGTTGTCACACCGGCTATCCGGGCAATCATTCGAGACGACAAGGTTCATCAATTGTATTCGATGATTCAAGCCGGACAGAAATTTGGTATGAAGACAATGAATCAGTCGCTAGGTGAATTGTATCAAGGCGGGAAAATAACAATAAACGACGCAATGAGTTATTCCTCAAATACACAGGAGCTTTCGGAAATGCTCCAGCGTCAAAAAACCCCGGCTTATTCCTGA
- a CDS encoding type II secretion system F family protein codes for MPVFEYKGKTLAGATVHGQMKANTKADLERVLRQNRILVSSINKKAAEIQIKFGTGIKRIEISRFTRQFATMIGAGLPMVQCLDILSQQSENKEMAKIVTQVKESVQGGATLSDAMSRHPKIFDQLYTNMVEAGEVGGALDTILIRLAVYREKADQLIRKVKSAMVYPSVIVIVAAGVTFGMLTFIVPVFAKMFAGVGAGLPGPTMVVLAISNFLQNNIVYIFLGLIATSALFVWWKKSPSGALTFDQILLATPIFGTLVRKSSVARFTRTLSTLLSSGVSILEALEITAKTAGNLVVAKAINKSVLAIAEGDTITGPLKETGVFPPMVIQMIGVGEKTGGLDDMLSKIADFYDEEVNEAVTALTSIIEPVIIVFMGVVIGGILIAMYLPMFDIIGKI; via the coding sequence ATGCCAGTATTTGAATACAAGGGTAAGACGCTCGCGGGAGCGACAGTTCATGGCCAAATGAAGGCTAACACCAAGGCCGACCTTGAACGCGTACTCAGACAAAACCGTATATTGGTTTCTTCGATTAACAAGAAAGCCGCCGAGATACAAATAAAATTCGGCACAGGTATCAAGCGAATTGAAATCTCGCGCTTCACGCGTCAGTTTGCGACCATGATCGGAGCCGGACTTCCGATGGTACAGTGTCTCGATATTCTCTCCCAGCAGAGTGAGAATAAGGAGATGGCCAAAATTGTCACCCAGGTTAAAGAGTCGGTTCAGGGGGGAGCGACGCTTTCAGATGCAATGTCACGTCATCCCAAAATCTTTGACCAGCTCTATACCAATATGGTCGAAGCCGGAGAGGTTGGCGGCGCGCTTGACACCATCCTGATACGACTTGCAGTCTATCGCGAAAAAGCTGACCAGCTCATTCGAAAAGTAAAGAGCGCGATGGTTTATCCAAGCGTGATCGTGATTGTTGCGGCTGGCGTCACGTTCGGTATGTTGACCTTCATCGTCCCGGTTTTCGCCAAAATGTTTGCAGGCGTAGGCGCGGGATTACCAGGGCCTACGATGGTCGTGCTTGCAATTTCGAATTTTCTTCAAAACAATATCGTGTACATATTTCTTGGCCTGATTGCCACCTCAGCTCTTTTCGTCTGGTGGAAGAAATCCCCTTCCGGGGCATTGACATTTGATCAGATTTTGCTTGCGACTCCGATCTTCGGCACGCTGGTAAGAAAATCATCGGTAGCCCGGTTCACCCGAACGCTGAGCACACTTCTCTCATCGGGCGTCTCGATTCTTGAAGCCTTGGAAATTACGGCAAAGACGGCCGGCAACCTTGTGGTCGCAAAAGCCATTAACAAATCGGTCCTTGCCATCGCTGAAGGTGACACCATAACAGGTCCACTCAAAGAGACCGGTGTATTTCCTCCCATGGTCATTCAGATGATAGGTGTCGGCGAAAAGACGGGTGGTCTCGATGACATGCTGAGTAAAATTGCCGATTTCTACGACGAAGAAGTCAATGAGGCTGTAACAGCGCTGACGTCGATTATCGAACCTGTGATTATTGTTTTTATGGGTGTTGTCATTGGCGGTATCCTTATCGCGATGTATCTCCCGATGTTCGACATCATCGGAAAGATTTAG
- a CDS encoding ATP-binding protein: MQAEERLKRLGWFLPLRLASYVIIMAVVVVWMRYPTFLQPLIILYSLLTLGFTFTIASQRRLKLDSLTQALVALQFIFEISIESGIIYATGNVNSPFSGLFILTIVSAALAYRLIGTLVIASFVSFAYAFIVKFGYDQVGSVAFSFDSIASFLSIPEQVLYSIFLHVLIFFLIAFISGYLAERLSKQDKRLADASRALKRAQLETDDILRHLNSGLLTLDAQGYLIYFNRAAERILGYSEATVKGLLCSEVFAERMPYLSTALLDGLHSHLGYPRKEVEIIDNEGKVVPLGLSTSVLLEENGSLRGVIAIFSDLTEAKEMENKVRAADRMAAIGELSASIAHEIRNPLAAISGSVEVLNQELRLSGDNGRLMDLIVKESHRLGKILSEFLTYARIDRPVYRKVELCHIISDVIELVRHHDSYRPNITMSLNSQESTVYVFSDEDLIKHLLINLALNACESFEGVEGKVTFVVSLHPSGSIVDLCVQDDGPGIPEHIHDKVFQPFFSTKKEGTGLGLAIVHRIASSLRLQIGLESSYQNGTSFMIHFQGYPTGKTDNPREQYREKANLLPVGR; this comes from the coding sequence ATGCAAGCAGAAGAACGGTTAAAGCGTTTAGGTTGGTTTCTCCCGCTCCGGCTTGCCTCCTATGTCATAATCATGGCAGTGGTGGTAGTCTGGATGCGCTATCCGACTTTTCTCCAGCCCCTCATTATTCTGTATTCTCTACTCACCCTCGGTTTCACTTTTACCATTGCATCTCAACGTAGACTCAAACTTGACAGTCTTACCCAGGCGCTGGTTGCGCTCCAGTTCATATTTGAAATATCCATAGAATCCGGCATCATCTACGCGACAGGAAACGTCAATTCCCCGTTTTCTGGTCTATTCATTCTTACCATCGTCTCCGCCGCCTTGGCCTATCGCCTGATCGGAACGCTGGTCATTGCCTCATTTGTTTCGTTCGCATATGCATTCATTGTAAAGTTCGGCTATGATCAAGTCGGTTCCGTCGCGTTCTCCTTTGATTCAATAGCATCATTTCTATCCATACCGGAACAGGTCCTGTACTCGATATTTCTGCATGTTCTGATATTTTTTCTGATCGCCTTTATTTCGGGTTATCTTGCCGAGCGTTTGAGCAAGCAGGACAAAAGACTCGCCGATGCCTCAAGAGCGCTTAAACGAGCTCAACTTGAGACTGACGATATTTTACGCCACCTAAATTCTGGACTGCTTACGCTCGATGCTCAAGGTTATCTCATTTATTTCAATCGAGCAGCAGAGCGGATACTGGGCTACTCTGAGGCGACCGTAAAAGGCCTGCTTTGTAGCGAAGTATTTGCCGAGCGCATGCCATACCTTTCGACAGCTTTGCTTGATGGCCTTCATTCCCACCTTGGTTATCCGCGAAAAGAAGTTGAGATAATTGACAATGAAGGCAAGGTTGTACCCCTAGGATTGTCAACATCCGTACTGCTCGAAGAAAACGGTAGCCTACGTGGAGTCATTGCCATCTTCTCTGATCTTACCGAAGCCAAAGAAATGGAGAACAAAGTTCGTGCCGCCGATCGAATGGCTGCCATAGGAGAACTTTCGGCCTCGATAGCCCATGAGATAAGAAATCCGCTTGCAGCGATCTCAGGATCGGTTGAAGTCCTAAATCAAGAACTTCGCCTCAGCGGAGATAACGGCCGGCTTATGGACCTGATTGTCAAAGAATCGCACCGGCTCGGCAAGATTCTCAGCGAATTTCTTACCTATGCCCGTATCGACCGGCCCGTCTACCGCAAGGTAGAATTGTGCCACATTATAAGCGATGTCATCGAACTGGTTCGTCACCATGATTCATATCGTCCGAATATTACTATGTCGCTCAACAGTCAGGAATCGACTGTTTATGTGTTCAGCGATGAAGACCTTATCAAACATCTCTTGATAAATTTAGCGCTCAATGCCTGCGAGTCGTTCGAAGGCGTCGAAGGCAAAGTCACATTTGTTGTATCACTGCACCCATCGGGTTCAATTGTGGATCTCTGCGTACAAGACGACGGCCCCGGAATCCCTGAGCATATCCATGACAAAGTATTTCAGCCATTTTTCTCCACCAAAAAAGAAGGAACAGGTCTTGGATTGGCAATTGTCCATAGAATCGCGTCATCGCTGAGGCTTCAGATAGGCCTCGAGTCCTCTTATCAAAATGGGACTTCCTTCATGATCCATTTCCAAGGATACCCAACTGGGAAGACAGATAATCCGCGAGAGCAATACCGCGAGAAAGCCAATTTGCTTCCTGTTGGTCGATAG